Proteins from a single region of Neodiprion virginianus isolate iyNeoVirg1 chromosome 4, iyNeoVirg1.1, whole genome shotgun sequence:
- the LOC124303964 gene encoding uncharacterized protein LOC124303964 isoform X2, translated as MHPSSSRIFFLLLFAAFGNRHVACTPDAEKLGSGNKVRLRAPYLPWRLVICLTQPQNPLKMDIQKIWEDARLESTQGKMEVSYVEATAPTTTDSLSYPLALLDKFCTAVEGGRTILSIVIGGGPAARFLITTATFLNVPTLWLPSSHRDFLRQGKKEKFESRLGTGAEEMGAAAAALMHKANWHAFTLLIDVTLLPINQLLLADLSILTPRSVIHLPADDQTLRKRLRRVAEGGSTGGVLVMACDLSTARRIIAAGNKYGMLAGRFLWLWLDLKMELKPNEPSLPISSSTHNARSTVKLNTDDIKHIDIHTSFRLEDDIHLHTLPNLANDVHRLQEFRWKEDLHLTSRAERSIKMKEHEDTKADDKELNSKMVMPIGMLVLRSGSMKINSGDITLTRMLRDTSEALDQTIFETRPKLARLRDAQWKDYFVPSCFARPDAKFLSNEERENVSQLLTSRLRKFTRQLSRDKSEFHLLNLQPITVPGNKTQLKWTKVGTIKGGGRDVRLETIIWPGGGIIPAYLDQMGAGDGIPAYRIVTALSPPFVMATSLQEGLCLRGIACRQGDETVCCYGLSMDLLSLIARELRFRFELYVAQDGLFGRRIGISGKWNGIVGELTSGKAQLAFAPLSVSARRAEVVDFTTPYFFSGVSFLAAPQRKSEIPLLAFLLPFSTELWIAVFTSLNITAMAVAVYEWFSPFGLNPWGRQRSKNFSIASALWVMWGLLCGHLVAFKAPKSWPNKFLINVWGGFSVIFVASYTANIAALIAGLFFHSAVSNYHDRSLLSQRVGAPKASAAEYYVQRANRQLWSHMSRYSLANVEEGVEKLRNGTLDILIADTPILDYYRATDNGCILQKIGDTINEDTYAVALAKGHPLKESISRAIANYTSNGLLDILQEKWYGGLPCIRGREGMDTGLDPETGGQPRPLGVASVAGVFCLLGLGVVLGAVILAGEHLFYRYTLPRLRHRPRSSIWRSRNVMFFSQKLYRFINCVELVSPHHAARELVHTLRQGQITSLFQKSVKREHEQRRRRKSKAQFFEMIQEIRRVQQEEKTETVSKDAESRRVAKKDDKTSKGRERSRSKSPLMPRSPKRTEKSRSSTNLSGSRLGLSPISLEEPMRPIQFTLSNTNLRARSPLETVGRRLSHGDGGSPPPRLGSHFGGSANLRPQVPVRGDSLGGGATTPRPSRSPAKRGQSFPVFATLRPPHSSGVQRSKSPLLSPNSELTNAIGRKLSREWGASNIDLRISSVAETEPVIGTGPEQETTLIIERSVPELKQEEIQVAKKPVRRARSHETRESAKHSIDLPSPRMNVQPVVGGRSVSERTKKQLESELKAILSARAHHRDLHPP; from the exons ATGCATCCCTCCTCTTCGaggattttctttcttcttttattcgCTGCTTTTGGCAACAGGCATGTTGCATGCACACCAGATGCTGAAAAATTGGGGAGTGGCAATAAAGTAAGACTCAGGGCACCGTATTTACCATGGAGGCTGGTCATTTGCCTTACGCAACCCCAGAACCCTTTGAAAATGGATATTCAAAAGATATGGGAAGATGCGAGGCTGGAATCAACACAAGGCAAAATGGAAGTTTCTTACGTCGAAGCAACAGCACCTACAACAACCGATTCTCTTTCATACCCATTGGCGCTTTTGGATAAGTTCTGCACAGCTGTCGAGGGTGGCCGAACAATTTTGAGCATAGTCATCGGAGGAGGACCTGCAGCCAGATTTCTCATCACAACTGCAACATTTTTAAATGTTCCAACGCTATGGCTACCGTCCTCACATCGAGACTTTCTCCGTCAG ggaaagaaagagaaattcgAAAGTCGATTAGGTACTGGGGCAGAGGAAATGGGTGCAGCGGCAGCAGCCTTAATGCATAAAGCAAACTGGCATGCATTCACGCTTTTAATTGACGTAACATTGCTTCCAATAAATCAGCTACTTTTGGCTGATTTGTCCATTTTGACACCAAGATCTGTGATTCATCTTCCAGCTGATGATCAAACTTTACGTAAAAGACTTCGCCGCGTTGCGGAGGGTGGAAGTACTGGAGGTGTTCTTGTAATGGCTTGTGATTTGAGTACTGCACGCCGAATTATTGCTGCAGGTAACAAATACGGGATGCTTGCAGGAAGGTTCTTATGGCTCTGGTTGGACCTTAAAATGGAATTGAAACCTAATGAACCAAGTTTACCTATTTCAAGTAGTACACACAATGCACGCTCTACAGTGAAATTGAATACCGATGACATAAAACACATCGATATCCACACAAGTTTTAGATTAGAAGATGATATTCATTTGCATACGCTGCCAAACTTGGCCAATGACGTACATCGACTGCAAGAATTTAGATGGAAAGAAGATCTACATCTTACAAGTCGAGCTGAAAGAAGTATCAAAATGAAGGAACACGAAGACACGAAAGCCGACGATAAAgaattgaattcaaagatgGTGATGCCTATAGGAATGCTTGTACTGAGGTCTGGTAGTATGAAAATAAACAGCGGTGATATAACGCTGACAAGAATGTTGAGGGACACTTCAGAGGCATTGGAccaaacaatttttgaaactcgGCCAAAATTGGCACGCCTCCGAGATGCTCAATGGAAAGACTACTTCGTTCCCTCATGCTTTGCCCGTCCagatgcaaaatttttatccaacgaggagagagaaaacgTTTCACAGCTGCTAACGAGTAGACTAAGGAAATTCACACGACAACTTTCTAGGGACAAATCAGAATTTCATCTTTTGAACTTGCAGCCTATAACTGTCCCTGGTAATAAGACTCAATTGAAATGGACCAAGGTAGGCACAATCaaaggaggaggaagagatGTTCGACTTGAAACGATAATCTGGCCTGGTGGAGGAATTATACCTGCCTACCTTGATCAGATGGGAGCTGGAGATGGGATTCCAGCATATCGCATCGTGACTGCACTCTCCCCGCCTTTTGTAATGGCGACAAGTTTACAAGAAGGTCTATGCCTAAGAGGTATAGCTTGCCGCCAAGGTGACGAGACCGTATGTTGTTACGGACTTAGTATGGATCTATTATCTCTCATTGCCCGGGAACTTAGATTCCGCTTTGAGTTGTACGTTGCACAAGACGGTTTGTTTGGCAGGCGAATTGGAATAAGTGGTAAATGGAATGGAATTGTGGGTGAGCTCACATCTGGCAAAGCTCAGTTGGCATTTGCACCCCTCAGTGTTTCGGCGAGAAGAGCTGAGGTGGTAGATTTTACTACTCCCTACTTCTTCAGTGGGGTCAGTTTCCTTGCTGCGCCACAACGTAAATCTGAAATACCGTTGCTGGCATTTTTACTGCCCTTTAGTACAGAACTATGGATAGCAGTTTTTACTTCCCTCAATATCACTGCAATGGCAGTGGCAGTTTATGAGTGGTTCAGCCCTTTTGGGCTCAATCCGTGGGGCCGACAACGCAGCAAAAACTTTTCCATAGCTTCTGCCTTGTGGGTAATGTGGGGTCTTCTTTGTGGACACCTTGTTGCATTCAAAGCTCCAAAATCATGgccaaacaaatttttaatcaatgtTTGGGGAGGATTTTCTGTTATATTCGTTGCTTCGTACACAGCTAACATTGCGGCACTCATCGCAGGTCTGTTCTTTCATTCGGCTGTGAGCAACTACCATGACCGCAGT TTACTGTCGCAAAGAGTAGGAGCTCCCAAAGCATCGGCAGCAGAATATTACGTACAGCGTGCCAATCGCCAATTATGGTCACACATGTCTCGGTATTCGTTAGCCAATGTTGAGGAAGGAGTAGAAAAACTGAGGAACGGTACATTGGATATTCTTATAGCGGATACACCAATCTTGGATTATTATCGAGCTACTGATAATGGTTGcatattgcaaaaaattggGGATACTATTAACGAGGACACCTACGCGGTGGCACTAGCTAAAGGCCATCCCTTAAAGGAGAGTATTTCTAGAGCCATAGCCAATTACACTAGCAACGGTCTACTTGACATTTTACAGGAGAAGTGGTACGGAGGTTTGCCCTGCATTCGCGGACGAGAAGGAATGGATACTGGGCTTGACCCTGAAACTGGAGGGCAACCCCGACCACTCGGCGTAGCATCCGTTGCAGGAGTCTTTTGTCTCCTTGGGCTAGGAGTTGTTCTTGGTGCTGTAATTTTAGCCGGAGAACACCTGTTTTATAGATATACCTTGCCCAGACTAAGGCACAGACCACGAAGCTCTATTTGGCGGAGCAGGAACGTAATGTTCTTTTCCCAAAAGTTATATAGATTTATCAACTGCGTTGAATTAGTATCGCCTCACCATGCTGCAAGAGAATTAGTACATACTCTGAGACAAGGACAAATTACTTCTCTCTTCCAAAAAAGTGTAAAGAGG GAACACGAGCAACGTCGCAGACGAAAAAGCAAAGCCCAATTCTTTGAGATGATACAGGAAATTCGGAG GGTACAACAGGAGGAAAAAACTGAGACCGTCTCGAAAGATGCAGAATCACGTCGAGTAGCAAAGAAAGACGATAAAACATCAAAAGGTAGAGAACGGAGCCGTAGCAAAAGCCCTTTGATGCCCAGAAGTCCGAAACGAACTGAAAAAAGTAGAAGTTCAACGAACTTGTCGGGCTCGCGATTAGGACTGTCTCCCATTAGTCTTGAAGAGCCAATGCGGCCGATCCAATTCACGTTAAGTAACACGAATCTACGTGCAAGAAGCCCACTAGAAACAGTGGGTCGGAGACTGAGTCACGGTGACGGGGGATCACCGCCCCCCAGACTCGGATCGCATTTTGGAGGGAGTGCAAATTTGAGGCCGCAAGTACCGGTGAGAGGAGACTCCCTTGGAGGTGGAGCAACCACTCCGCGACCCTCGAGAAGTCCAGCAAAGAGGGGTCAATCATTCCCTGTATTTGCTACTCTTCGTCCACCACATTCCAGCGGTGTTCAACGGTCCAAAAGTCCGTTACTGTCACCGAACAGCGAGCTGACTAATGCTATCGGACGAAAGTTATCCAGGGAATGGGGAGCCAGCAACATTGACCTCAGGATCTCATCCGTTGCAGAGACTGAACCTGTGATTGGGACTGGTCCAGAGCAGGAAACTACACTAATCATAGAGCGTTCGGTTCCAGAGCTGAAGCAGGAGGAAATACAAGTGGCAAAAAAACCCGTCAGACGCGCACGAAGTCATGAGACCCGAGAGAGCGCCAAACACTCGATAGATTTGCCATCACCAAGAATGAACGTTCAGCCTGTGGTAGGGGGCCGATCGGTAAGTGAACGAACCAAAAAACAACTTGAGTCTGAATTAAAAGCAATTTTGAGCGCCCGCGCACATCACCGTGACTTACATCCTCCTTGA
- the LOC124303964 gene encoding uncharacterized protein LOC124303964 isoform X1, with protein sequence MHPSSSRIFFLLLFAAFGNRHVACTPDAEKLGSGNKVRLRAPYLPWRLVICLTQPQNPLKMDIQKIWEDARLESTQGKMEVSYVEATAPTTTDSLSYPLALLDKFCTAVEGGRTILSIVIGGGPAARFLITTATFLNVPTLWLPSSHRDFLRQGKKEKFESRLGTGAEEMGAAAAALMHKANWHAFTLLIDVTLLPINQLLLADLSILTPRSVIHLPADDQTLRKRLRRVAEGGSTGGVLVMACDLSTARRIIAAGNKYGMLAGRFLWLWLDLKMELKPNEPSLPISSSTHNARSTVKLNTDDIKHIDIHTSFRLEDDIHLHTLPNLANDVHRLQEFRWKEDLHLTSRAERSIKMKEHEDTKADDKELNSKMVMPIGMLVLRSGSMKINSGDITLTRMLRDTSEALDQTIFETRPKLARLRDAQWKDYFVPSCFARPDAKFLSNEERENVSQLLTSRLRKFTRQLSRDKSEFHLLNLQPITVPGNKTQLKWTKVGTIKGGGRDVRLETIIWPGGGIIPAYLDQMGAGDGIPAYRIVTALSPPFVMATSLQEGLCLRGIACRQGDETVCCYGLSMDLLSLIARELRFRFELYVAQDGLFGRRIGISGKWNGIVGELTSGKAQLAFAPLSVSARRAEVVDFTTPYFFSGVSFLAAPQRKSEIPLLAFLLPFSTELWIAVFTSLNITAMAVAVYEWFSPFGLNPWGRQRSKNFSIASALWVMWGLLCGHLVAFKAPKSWPNKFLINVWGGFSVIFVASYTANIAALIAGLFFHSAVSNYHDRSLLSQRVGAPKASAAEYYVQRANRQLWSHMSRYSLANVEEGVEKLRNGTLDILIADTPILDYYRATDNGCILQKIGDTINEDTYAVALAKGHPLKESISRAIANYTSNGLLDILQEKWYGGLPCIRGREGMDTGLDPETGGQPRPLGVASVAGVFCLLGLGVVLGAVILAGEHLFYRYTLPRLRHRPRSSIWRSRNVMFFSQKLYRFINCVELVSPHHAARELVHTLRQGQITSLFQKSVKRKEHEQRRRRKSKAQFFEMIQEIRRVQQEEKTETVSKDAESRRVAKKDDKTSKGRERSRSKSPLMPRSPKRTEKSRSSTNLSGSRLGLSPISLEEPMRPIQFTLSNTNLRARSPLETVGRRLSHGDGGSPPPRLGSHFGGSANLRPQVPVRGDSLGGGATTPRPSRSPAKRGQSFPVFATLRPPHSSGVQRSKSPLLSPNSELTNAIGRKLSREWGASNIDLRISSVAETEPVIGTGPEQETTLIIERSVPELKQEEIQVAKKPVRRARSHETRESAKHSIDLPSPRMNVQPVVGGRSVSERTKKQLESELKAILSARAHHRDLHPP encoded by the exons ATGCATCCCTCCTCTTCGaggattttctttcttcttttattcgCTGCTTTTGGCAACAGGCATGTTGCATGCACACCAGATGCTGAAAAATTGGGGAGTGGCAATAAAGTAAGACTCAGGGCACCGTATTTACCATGGAGGCTGGTCATTTGCCTTACGCAACCCCAGAACCCTTTGAAAATGGATATTCAAAAGATATGGGAAGATGCGAGGCTGGAATCAACACAAGGCAAAATGGAAGTTTCTTACGTCGAAGCAACAGCACCTACAACAACCGATTCTCTTTCATACCCATTGGCGCTTTTGGATAAGTTCTGCACAGCTGTCGAGGGTGGCCGAACAATTTTGAGCATAGTCATCGGAGGAGGACCTGCAGCCAGATTTCTCATCACAACTGCAACATTTTTAAATGTTCCAACGCTATGGCTACCGTCCTCACATCGAGACTTTCTCCGTCAG ggaaagaaagagaaattcgAAAGTCGATTAGGTACTGGGGCAGAGGAAATGGGTGCAGCGGCAGCAGCCTTAATGCATAAAGCAAACTGGCATGCATTCACGCTTTTAATTGACGTAACATTGCTTCCAATAAATCAGCTACTTTTGGCTGATTTGTCCATTTTGACACCAAGATCTGTGATTCATCTTCCAGCTGATGATCAAACTTTACGTAAAAGACTTCGCCGCGTTGCGGAGGGTGGAAGTACTGGAGGTGTTCTTGTAATGGCTTGTGATTTGAGTACTGCACGCCGAATTATTGCTGCAGGTAACAAATACGGGATGCTTGCAGGAAGGTTCTTATGGCTCTGGTTGGACCTTAAAATGGAATTGAAACCTAATGAACCAAGTTTACCTATTTCAAGTAGTACACACAATGCACGCTCTACAGTGAAATTGAATACCGATGACATAAAACACATCGATATCCACACAAGTTTTAGATTAGAAGATGATATTCATTTGCATACGCTGCCAAACTTGGCCAATGACGTACATCGACTGCAAGAATTTAGATGGAAAGAAGATCTACATCTTACAAGTCGAGCTGAAAGAAGTATCAAAATGAAGGAACACGAAGACACGAAAGCCGACGATAAAgaattgaattcaaagatgGTGATGCCTATAGGAATGCTTGTACTGAGGTCTGGTAGTATGAAAATAAACAGCGGTGATATAACGCTGACAAGAATGTTGAGGGACACTTCAGAGGCATTGGAccaaacaatttttgaaactcgGCCAAAATTGGCACGCCTCCGAGATGCTCAATGGAAAGACTACTTCGTTCCCTCATGCTTTGCCCGTCCagatgcaaaatttttatccaacgaggagagagaaaacgTTTCACAGCTGCTAACGAGTAGACTAAGGAAATTCACACGACAACTTTCTAGGGACAAATCAGAATTTCATCTTTTGAACTTGCAGCCTATAACTGTCCCTGGTAATAAGACTCAATTGAAATGGACCAAGGTAGGCACAATCaaaggaggaggaagagatGTTCGACTTGAAACGATAATCTGGCCTGGTGGAGGAATTATACCTGCCTACCTTGATCAGATGGGAGCTGGAGATGGGATTCCAGCATATCGCATCGTGACTGCACTCTCCCCGCCTTTTGTAATGGCGACAAGTTTACAAGAAGGTCTATGCCTAAGAGGTATAGCTTGCCGCCAAGGTGACGAGACCGTATGTTGTTACGGACTTAGTATGGATCTATTATCTCTCATTGCCCGGGAACTTAGATTCCGCTTTGAGTTGTACGTTGCACAAGACGGTTTGTTTGGCAGGCGAATTGGAATAAGTGGTAAATGGAATGGAATTGTGGGTGAGCTCACATCTGGCAAAGCTCAGTTGGCATTTGCACCCCTCAGTGTTTCGGCGAGAAGAGCTGAGGTGGTAGATTTTACTACTCCCTACTTCTTCAGTGGGGTCAGTTTCCTTGCTGCGCCACAACGTAAATCTGAAATACCGTTGCTGGCATTTTTACTGCCCTTTAGTACAGAACTATGGATAGCAGTTTTTACTTCCCTCAATATCACTGCAATGGCAGTGGCAGTTTATGAGTGGTTCAGCCCTTTTGGGCTCAATCCGTGGGGCCGACAACGCAGCAAAAACTTTTCCATAGCTTCTGCCTTGTGGGTAATGTGGGGTCTTCTTTGTGGACACCTTGTTGCATTCAAAGCTCCAAAATCATGgccaaacaaatttttaatcaatgtTTGGGGAGGATTTTCTGTTATATTCGTTGCTTCGTACACAGCTAACATTGCGGCACTCATCGCAGGTCTGTTCTTTCATTCGGCTGTGAGCAACTACCATGACCGCAGT TTACTGTCGCAAAGAGTAGGAGCTCCCAAAGCATCGGCAGCAGAATATTACGTACAGCGTGCCAATCGCCAATTATGGTCACACATGTCTCGGTATTCGTTAGCCAATGTTGAGGAAGGAGTAGAAAAACTGAGGAACGGTACATTGGATATTCTTATAGCGGATACACCAATCTTGGATTATTATCGAGCTACTGATAATGGTTGcatattgcaaaaaattggGGATACTATTAACGAGGACACCTACGCGGTGGCACTAGCTAAAGGCCATCCCTTAAAGGAGAGTATTTCTAGAGCCATAGCCAATTACACTAGCAACGGTCTACTTGACATTTTACAGGAGAAGTGGTACGGAGGTTTGCCCTGCATTCGCGGACGAGAAGGAATGGATACTGGGCTTGACCCTGAAACTGGAGGGCAACCCCGACCACTCGGCGTAGCATCCGTTGCAGGAGTCTTTTGTCTCCTTGGGCTAGGAGTTGTTCTTGGTGCTGTAATTTTAGCCGGAGAACACCTGTTTTATAGATATACCTTGCCCAGACTAAGGCACAGACCACGAAGCTCTATTTGGCGGAGCAGGAACGTAATGTTCTTTTCCCAAAAGTTATATAGATTTATCAACTGCGTTGAATTAGTATCGCCTCACCATGCTGCAAGAGAATTAGTACATACTCTGAGACAAGGACAAATTACTTCTCTCTTCCAAAAAAGTGTAAAGAGG AAGGAACACGAGCAACGTCGCAGACGAAAAAGCAAAGCCCAATTCTTTGAGATGATACAGGAAATTCGGAG GGTACAACAGGAGGAAAAAACTGAGACCGTCTCGAAAGATGCAGAATCACGTCGAGTAGCAAAGAAAGACGATAAAACATCAAAAGGTAGAGAACGGAGCCGTAGCAAAAGCCCTTTGATGCCCAGAAGTCCGAAACGAACTGAAAAAAGTAGAAGTTCAACGAACTTGTCGGGCTCGCGATTAGGACTGTCTCCCATTAGTCTTGAAGAGCCAATGCGGCCGATCCAATTCACGTTAAGTAACACGAATCTACGTGCAAGAAGCCCACTAGAAACAGTGGGTCGGAGACTGAGTCACGGTGACGGGGGATCACCGCCCCCCAGACTCGGATCGCATTTTGGAGGGAGTGCAAATTTGAGGCCGCAAGTACCGGTGAGAGGAGACTCCCTTGGAGGTGGAGCAACCACTCCGCGACCCTCGAGAAGTCCAGCAAAGAGGGGTCAATCATTCCCTGTATTTGCTACTCTTCGTCCACCACATTCCAGCGGTGTTCAACGGTCCAAAAGTCCGTTACTGTCACCGAACAGCGAGCTGACTAATGCTATCGGACGAAAGTTATCCAGGGAATGGGGAGCCAGCAACATTGACCTCAGGATCTCATCCGTTGCAGAGACTGAACCTGTGATTGGGACTGGTCCAGAGCAGGAAACTACACTAATCATAGAGCGTTCGGTTCCAGAGCTGAAGCAGGAGGAAATACAAGTGGCAAAAAAACCCGTCAGACGCGCACGAAGTCATGAGACCCGAGAGAGCGCCAAACACTCGATAGATTTGCCATCACCAAGAATGAACGTTCAGCCTGTGGTAGGGGGCCGATCGGTAAGTGAACGAACCAAAAAACAACTTGAGTCTGAATTAAAAGCAATTTTGAGCGCCCGCGCACATCACCGTGACTTACATCCTCCTTGA